The Sporosarcina sp. Marseille-Q4943 genome includes the window TTCGGCAATCCGGTTTTCACTGCACAGAAACGGCAAGCGCGTGTACAAATAGCGCCTAGAATCATAAATGTAGCCGTACGGCGCTCGCCCCAGCATTCATGGATGTTTGGACAGCGTGCTTCTTCACATACGGTATGTAAGTTTTTTTCACGCATTAATTTTTTTAAGTCCGTATAGTTTTCGTTCGTGTTCAATTTAATTTTAAGCCAATCGGGCTTTCGAACATGTTCTGTCTTTTTCCCTATTTCTGGTCTACATGACACGATAACCGACTCCATTCCTAGTTGCTTGTTTTGCAGTATATCACTTCTGTCAATGTAACATATATTCTGACATCCAACAACTATTGATAATATAGAGAAAACTGGATTTCCGCTACAATCCATGCTAAATATCAAATAATAAAAAGAAAGCGCCGTGTAATAGGCGCTTTCTTTGTAGGTTACTCATTTCATACAGAGTCAGGCTCTGCCTTTGGATTTGGATACTGCCCAAAATATACTTCCCGCAAGTCCTCCCCAAATGACGAGGATTCCGAGAATCATCATGAAAATAGCTCCACCGCTCATAGCGAATCCTCCTTATCGATTATCGTAGTCTGTTGAGTTCGTTGCATTCTTGTTCCATTTCATTACCGTAAAGATGATTGCCATGACGATGGCGAATAATGCTACCATCCAGCCGGTTGACATGATGAAGGCGTTCGAATATCCTTCGTAGTTTCCATTATCAGTCTCATGCAATTTGAAAATATTGATGCGCAGCAAGTCGAACATCATATACCCGAGGACAATCGGTGTAATGACGCTCAGGCAAACTTTCCACCATGTGCCGACACGTATATCCGAGATTTCATTCGCATGCGATTCGAAAACCCCAAGCTTTTTGAAGACCCAAGCAATCATGATGACTTCCACCAAACCGATTGCGGCTACACCGAACTGGTTGATGAAGTAGTCTGCGACATCGAGGAAATACAAACCGCCGCGTGTAGCGAACAGCAATGAGATAATTGCTGCAAGCCCTACACCGAAAAGGACGGACTTCGTACGCGAGATATTGAATTTTTCCGAAATCCCTGCGATATACGTCTCACAGATCGAGATGAGCGATGTAAGACCTGCCAAGACGAGTGACAGGAAGAACAAGGCTCCGAAAAGTCCATTCATCCCAGGCATCTCATTAATGATTTTCGGGAAAACAACGAACGCGAGTCCAACGCCTGCGGAAGCAACTTCTGCAACCGACGTGTTCGCTTG containing:
- a CDS encoding methionine/alanine import family NSS transporter small subunit, whose translation is MSGGAIFMMILGILVIWGGLAGSIFWAVSKSKGRA